A single window of Oncorhynchus keta strain PuntledgeMale-10-30-2019 chromosome 34, Oket_V2, whole genome shotgun sequence DNA harbors:
- the LOC118366969 gene encoding receptor activity-modifying protein 1-like isoform X2, whose product MACGGTYEYAIEEFCLGKFRLDMEELDQHHWCSWEDTVEPYGELTNCTYLIALKMDCFWPNRQVDEFFIRIHKHYFHDCSLSGRQLRDPPNHILGPFIVVPILVTLLMTALVVWRSKRSEGIV is encoded by the exons ATGGCTTGTGGCGGGACCTATGAGTACGCCATCGAGGAGTTCTGCCTGGGTAAATTCAGACTGGACATGGAGGAACTTGACCAGCATCACTGGTGCAGCTGGGAGGATACAGTGGA ACCTTATGGTGAGCTCACCAACTGCACCTACCTGATTGCCCTGAAGATGGACTGTTTCTGGCCCAACCGGCAGGTGGACGAGTTCTTCATCCGCATCCACAAGCACTACTTCCACGACTGCTCCCTGTCGGGACGGCAGCTGCGTGATCCGCCCAACCATATCCTTGGGCCATTCATTGTGGTGCCCATCCTTGTCACGCTGCTCATGACTGCCCTAGTGGTGTGGAGGAGCAAACGCAGCGAAGGCATTGTGTAA